GCCTCTGGCCGACGATGAGCGTGACCTGACCGACCTGCCGGCGCACACCAACGTTCGCGGCCCGCATTACTACCACTGATCCCGGAGAGACCTATGCTGACTCACAACACACTCAACACCCTGCGCCACCTCAAGCTAACGGGCATGTGCGACGCCTTGGAACAGCAGCGGGCGCAGCCCGCAACCCATGACCTGGCGTTCGAGGAGCGCCTGGCCCTGCTGGTAGACCGGGAAGTGCTGCACCGGGAGAACCGTCGGCTGGACCGGCTACTGAAGGCTGCTCGCTTGCGCGTGCAGGCCTGCATCGAAGACATCGACTATCGCCACCCGCGAGGGCTGGAACGTTCCCGTATGGCAGGCCTGGCCAGCTGTGACTGGATCGGTCAATCGCTGAATCTGTGTATCACCGGTCCCACCGGCTGTGGCAAGACATGGCTGGCTTGCGCCCTGGGCAACCAGGCCTGCCGCCAAGGGCTATCCGTCCGCTACTTGCGGGTGCCACGGCTGTTCGAGCAAGTGCGGATCGCCCACGGCGATGGCAGCTACGCCCGCCTGATGACGCAGCTGTTGAAAACCGATCTGCTGATTCTAGATGACTGGGGCATGCAGAAGGTCAATGCCCAGCAACGACAGGATCTGATGGAGGTGATCGAGGACCGTCATGGACGTGGTTCAACGCTCATTGCCAGTCAGCTACCCACCGAACACTGGCACGAGTACATCGGCTCCGCCACGCTCGCCGACGCCATCCTGGACCGGCTCCTGCACGGCGCCCACCGGCTCAATCTGAAGGGGGAATCACTGAGAAAGGCTAACGCTCAAAACGCGGTATCGATTGACCCATCGTGACCGCTCAGAGTACAAAACCCGTTCCAGCGTGAAGGCCGTGTGCAAATCGGTCACGATCACCGGAATGACCGGTCACGTTCGCCGGAATACGCAAATCCATGTACTGTAATGTCATCTCTCTCTATTCGTCTCAATGCCATTGTCATTGCCATATTAGAAAGAGGTTTGTCTTTTGTGTTTCCAGGAAATATGTAATCTGACTCACGACGATTATTCATATTGATTAGCAGGTGCTCTAGATGAGGCACGATCGGTACACGGTGTAGCTTTCCCGCTTTCATACGATTCGAAGGAATAGTCCATATTCTTTCTTCCCAATCGATTTCATCCCAGCGTGCGTTTAGTACTTCAGAGGTTCTACAGGCGGTTAAAATCGTCATTAGTAGAGCTTGGAAGGATGGAGCTTCTCGTCCCTGAAGATCCAGTGCAATTGGCTGCATTTCATTCCAGGAAGCCGCTGAATGGTGATTAACTGGTGCTACCTTTGAACGTTTCGGTAAAAGCTTATCTAAATGTCCACGCCAACGAGCAGGGTTGGTCTCAAGAGGGCAGCCCAATGCTTTTGCAAAGTCTAGTACGAGTTCGATACGATTGCGGACACGACTGGCTGTTTCTGTTTTCGTGATCCAGATCGGGGAAAGTATCTCCATTAAATGGGATGTTTTTATTTCATTCGGGGCAAGCTGCCCAATTACTGGAAATGCATAGGAGTTCATGGTGTTGGCCCATTGACTTCTATGCTTATCATTCCGCCATGCGGGGCTGTGGTTGGTGATGTATTGCTCAGTGAGAGTCTTGAAAGACTGCTTGCGATGCATGCCTTCTGACAAAGCATCCTCAGCAATTGCATCGGCTTTAGCGCGTTCTTCGATAGGGTCCAAGCCCCTTTCTCTGAGTTGTCTGGCCAGGAAGGCTTGGTTCCGTGCAGAGGCCAAGCTGATTTCGGGAAAACTACCAAGGCCCATGTCTCGACTTTTTCCTGAATTCTTGTACCTGAAGATCCAGCTACCACTGCCTTGTTTGCTTACCTTTAGGTAGAGTCCGCCGCCATCGGATGTGAGGCCGCGATCCCCGATTTTCATAATTTTTTCAATTTTTTTGATTGATAGCTTGCTCATAAATTTACTTCCTCCAAAGTGATCCTTTCCTTTCCTTTCCTTTCCTTTCCTTTCCTTTCCTTTCCCAGCCCATACCCAGCCCATACCCAGGCCCATACTTTGGGACGAGTTCTCGGTAGACTCAGCAGGACGTCTATGGACGAACGAACAAGGAAAACGCGCTCGCAGCGCGCTAATAGTGTGCTTCACAGGTTATTTATGGACTTGGATATAGAGGACTCTCTCTCCGCCAGACAAATGAAAAAGCCCCAGCGCAAGCTGGGGCTTTTTCATTTGTGCGGTGAAAAGACGGACGAGACCCCTCACGGTTCAACGAGCCTGCGCCAGCAGGCGAAGAACGGTGTCGCAAAGCTACAACGGTGGGATTGCCGGTCCAGCCCGAAGAGGTGAGGCGCCCCGCGCCGAGTAATCCCTCTCGTACTTCAGGCCCCAGCTTAACGCTCAATTATCCCCTGGCTTTTTAACCCCCCCCAATGGGCTCCCAAACCGCTCAACATACTCCCGACCAATCTCTGTCGATCCCACATAGTTAAGATGATTCTCGTCCCGATACAGAGGGATACCGTTCAATACCGTCTGGCAGCGGAGCTGGTCGCAGATGACTTTTCTCGGGTCTATCCAATTGATATCAGGAAAGCGCTGTTGCGCGGCTTCTTTGAAGCGCAGGAAGTTGCTCATTTTGAGCCGGGCGTCTGCGGCGTCGATGGAGCAATCGTCCATATTCTTCAACAGGCATTCCGCATACGAGGAGGAGGGCAACTCAGGCACATCTTCGATTACAACGACGTTATGGCCCTGGGCGTCGAGCCAGGCCAGGGTGTCAATGAAGTAGGTCTGATACAACTCGTTCTGCAAATACGAGTTCCACCATGCATTGACGTACACGGTCATCGGGCGTTGCTGCAGATAATTGGCCAAGGCAGTGTTGCGCTCGACCTTCTCCGGATCCACGAATGCGGCCACGGAGTGTTCCGGTATTACGAAGGGGGTGGAGGCCCGGGTTACCACCAGCAAGGACTGCTCATCACCGATGAGCTGCTCCACAAAGCCAAGCAGGGCGATGGCGTGGGAGTCACCAATCAATATGCTGTCTGGCTGGCCGTCTTGCGGCTCGGCACCGAACAGGCAGGCTTCGCTTGTGTTGAATTGCGCAGGCGCGCCCTTGAAGCAGCGCTTGTACAGGTCGGCAGCGTTGTTCTGGGAAATGATGCGATAA
This genomic stretch from Halopseudomonas pelagia harbors:
- the istB gene encoding IS21-like element helper ATPase IstB, encoding MLTHNTLNTLRHLKLTGMCDALEQQRAQPATHDLAFEERLALLVDREVLHRENRRLDRLLKAARLRVQACIEDIDYRHPRGLERSRMAGLASCDWIGQSLNLCITGPTGCGKTWLACALGNQACRQGLSVRYLRVPRLFEQVRIAHGDGSYARLMTQLLKTDLLILDDWGMQKVNAQQRQDLMEVIEDRHGRGSTLIASQLPTEHWHEYIGSATLADAILDRLLHGAHRLNLKGESLRKANAQNAVSIDPS
- a CDS encoding tyrosine-type recombinase/integrase codes for the protein MSKLSIKKIEKIMKIGDRGLTSDGGGLYLKVSKQGSGSWIFRYKNSGKSRDMGLGSFPEISLASARNQAFLARQLRERGLDPIEERAKADAIAEDALSEGMHRKQSFKTLTEQYITNHSPAWRNDKHRSQWANTMNSYAFPVIGQLAPNEIKTSHLMEILSPIWITKTETASRVRNRIELVLDFAKALGCPLETNPARWRGHLDKLLPKRSKVAPVNHHSAASWNEMQPIALDLQGREAPSFQALLMTILTACRTSEVLNARWDEIDWEERIWTIPSNRMKAGKLHRVPIVPHLEHLLINMNNRRESDYIFPGNTKDKPLSNMAMTMALRRIERDDITVHGFAYSGERDRSFR